The Novosphingobium sp. Gsoil 351 genome contains the following window.
CGGCAACCTTGCGCATGGCTTTGCCGCCGCGGGTGACGACAAGCCCTCGCTGCGGGCCGGGACCGCGCTCAATATCGGGATCGTCACCGCCTATAACGACATGCTGTCGGCACATGCGCCTTACGGGGCTTATCCTTCGCAGATCAAGATCTTCGCGCGCGAAGTTGGCGCAACCGCACAAGTCGCCGGCGGGGTTCCGGCGATGTGCGACGGGGTGACCCAGGGCCAGCCCTCGATGGAACTGTCGCTGTTCAGCCGCGACACCATCGCGCTCGGCACTGCTGTCGCACTCAGCCACGGGATGTTCGAGGCGGCTCTGCTGCTGGGAATCTGCGACAAGATCGTGCCGGGGTTGTTGATCGGCGCGCTGCGCTTCGGCCACCTGCCGACAATTCTGGTTCCGGGCGGGCCGATGCCCAGCGGCCTCGCCAACAAGGAAAAGGCGCGCGTCCGCCAGCTCTATGCCGAGGGCAAGGCGACCCGCGAGGAGCTGCTCGAGGCGGAAAGCCTCAGCTATCACAGCGGCGGCACCTGCACCTTCTATGGCACCGCCAATTCCAACCAGATGATGATGGAGATGATGGGGCTGCACATGCCCGGCTCCAGCTTCGTTCATCCCGTCACCAAATTGCGCCAGGAACTCACCCGCGCCGCGGTCCACCGCGCCGCCGCGATCGGCTGGAACGGCGACGACTACCGCCCGCTGGGGCGCTGCGTCGACGAGAAGGCGATCGTCAATGCGGTGGTCGGGCTGCTCGCGACCGGCGGCTCGACCAACCATTTCATCCATCTGCCCGCGATCGGCCGCTCGGCAGGCGTGCTGATCGACTGGGACGACATGGACGAACTCAGCCGCGTTGTGCCGCTGATCGCCAGCATCTATCCCAACGGGCCGGGCGACGTGAACACCTTCGCCGCCGCCGGAGGCACGCCGTTCGTGATTCGCGAACTGCTCGATGCGGGCCTGGCGCACGAAGACATCATGACCGTGTACGGCGACTCGCTTCGAGACGGCGCGCGCGAACCGGGTCTCGGCGACGAAGGACTGCGCTGGCACGATGCGCCCGAGGAGTCGTCGGATGCAACGATCCTGCGTCCGGCAAGCGCTCCGTTTCAGCCGGAGGGCGGCCTGCGCCTGCTCAGCGGCAACCTCGGACGCGCCAACATCAAGCTCAGCGCGGTCGATCGCGCGCGCTGGACGATCGAGGCTCCGTGCCGGGTGTTCGCCGATCAGGACGCGGTGATCGCCGCGTTCAAGGCGGGGGAGTTGGAGCGCGACGTGGTTGTCATCGTGCGCTTTCAGGGTCCGGCGGCCAACGGCATGCCCGAACTCCACAAGCTGACCCCGCCGCTCGGGGTGCTGCAAGATCGGGGCTTCAGGGTAGCCCTGGTCACCGACGGACGGATGAGCGGGGCCAGCGGCAAGGTGCCCGCGGCGATCCACGTCAGTCCCGAGGCGCATCTGGGCGGGGCGCTGGCCAGGTTGCGCGATGGCGATCTGGTGCGGGTGTGCGGCGAGAAGGGCGAACTGGTCGCGCTGGTCGACGCGGCCGAATGGGATGCGCGCGCGCTTGCGGTGCAGCCGCCAGTCACACCCGGCACCGGCCGCGAGCTGTTCGCGCTAATGCGGCTGCACTGCGACACCGCCGAGCAGGGTGCCAGCGCGATGCTGGCGGCGGCGGGCTTATGAGCGAATGACCGAACTTGTCGCGGTCGACATCGGGGGCACCCACGCCCGGTTTGCGCTGGCGCAAGTGGCGGATGGCAAGGTCCACCGTCTCGGCCCCGAAACCACGCTGAAGACCGCCGAGCACGCCAGCTTTCAGACCGCGTGGGAGGCGTTCGGCGCGGGGCTGGGCCGCCCGCTGCCCGAAGCCGCCGCGATCGCCGTCGCCGGGCCCATTCAGGGCGAGATCGTGCAGTTCACCAACAACCCGTGGATCATCCGCCCGGCGCTGGTGAACGAAAAGCTGCGGGTCGAGCGCCACGTTCTGATCAACGACTTCGCCGCCGTCGGCCATGCGGCGGCGCAGGCCGAGTCCGAGCACTTTGTCCACCTGGCCGGACCCGATGTACCGCTGCCGGTCGAAGGCACGATCAGCGTGGTCGGTCCCGGCACCGGGCTGGGCGTGGCGCACGTCTGGCGCGATGCGAGGGGCTACCGCGTTTCGGCGACCGAGGGCGGGCACATCGACTTCGCCCCGCTCGACGCCATCGAGGACGCCATCCTGGCGCGGCTGCGCGCGCGGTATCGCCGGGTGTCGGTCGAGCGCGTGGTCGCCGGGCCGGGCCTTGCCGAAATCCACGCCACGCTCGCCCGGCTCGAGGGCAAGGCGGTGCTCGAGATGCCTGACAGCGAACTGTGGGCGCTGGCGATGACGGGCGAGGACAGCCTCGCCGCCGCCGCGCTCGACCGGTTCTGCCTGGCGCTGGGCAGCGTCGCGGGCGATCTGGCGCTGGCGCAGGGAGCATCCGCCACGGTGATCGCGGGCGGACTCGGCTACCGTATCCGCGACCACCTGGTCCGCTCGGGCTTTGCCGAACGCTATACCGCAAAGGGGCGGTTTGCAGAGATGATGGCGGGGCTGCCGGTCAAGCTGATCGTCCATCCCCAGCCGGGGTTGCTGGGAGCCGCAGCCGCGTTCGCGCAGGCGTTCGATTGATGGTGACCAACGACCCATGAGTGGGGTGGTGCGTTGTCAGAAATCGGGTAGCTTCTGCGCAGCAAAACCCCATCCCGCCAACGCCTTGCCTTTCGCTCTTCGGAGCAATGCGTTGACATCCCCGATCGACCACGGGTGCGCGTTGTCGAATCCGGCCAACTCGCCCCAGGCGATCGGCGCCGCCACCGGCGCGCCTTCGCGGGCGCGGGCCGAATAGGGCAGCACGGCGGTGCTGCCGCGCTGGTTGCGCAGCCAGTCGATGAAGATCTTGCCCTTGCGTTTGGCCTTGCTCATCGTCGCGACGAACCGCTCGGGCTCGGCCAGACTGAGCGCCTCGGCGAAACGCTTGGCGAAGTCCTTGTGCACCTCCCACGAATGCCCGGCGTCGAGCGGAACCACCACGTGGACGCCCTTGCCCCCCGAAA
Protein-coding sequences here:
- a CDS encoding ROK family protein, producing MTELVAVDIGGTHARFALAQVADGKVHRLGPETTLKTAEHASFQTAWEAFGAGLGRPLPEAAAIAVAGPIQGEIVQFTNNPWIIRPALVNEKLRVERHVLINDFAAVGHAAAQAESEHFVHLAGPDVPLPVEGTISVVGPGTGLGVAHVWRDARGYRVSATEGGHIDFAPLDAIEDAILARLRARYRRVSVERVVAGPGLAEIHATLARLEGKAVLEMPDSELWALAMTGEDSLAAAALDRFCLALGSVAGDLALAQGASATVIAGGLGYRIRDHLVRSGFAERYTAKGRFAEMMAGLPVKLIVHPQPGLLGAAAAFAQAFD
- the edd gene encoding phosphogluconate dehydratase, which encodes MPQSVQLHPTLAKVTARIVERSRAGRAAYLDLIDRARDKGVNRPTLSCGNLAHGFAAAGDDKPSLRAGTALNIGIVTAYNDMLSAHAPYGAYPSQIKIFAREVGATAQVAGGVPAMCDGVTQGQPSMELSLFSRDTIALGTAVALSHGMFEAALLLGICDKIVPGLLIGALRFGHLPTILVPGGPMPSGLANKEKARVRQLYAEGKATREELLEAESLSYHSGGTCTFYGTANSNQMMMEMMGLHMPGSSFVHPVTKLRQELTRAAVHRAAAIGWNGDDYRPLGRCVDEKAIVNAVVGLLATGGSTNHFIHLPAIGRSAGVLIDWDDMDELSRVVPLIASIYPNGPGDVNTFAAAGGTPFVIRELLDAGLAHEDIMTVYGDSLRDGAREPGLGDEGLRWHDAPEESSDATILRPASAPFQPEGGLRLLSGNLGRANIKLSAVDRARWTIEAPCRVFADQDAVIAAFKAGELERDVVVIVRFQGPAANGMPELHKLTPPLGVLQDRGFRVALVTDGRMSGASGKVPAAIHVSPEAHLGGALARLRDGDLVRVCGEKGELVALVDAAEWDARALAVQPPVTPGTGRELFALMRLHCDTAEQGASAMLAAAGL